One genomic segment of Centroberyx gerrardi isolate f3 chromosome 4, fCenGer3.hap1.cur.20231027, whole genome shotgun sequence includes these proteins:
- the LOC139910234 gene encoding P2Y purinoceptor 1-like has translation MIPHFINHSGVTKGESFLEYLNQSTAFCSQFENGQWYCYVLLILFTFALPVGILGNIAALINYTCFRKTSSTSNIFLLNLALCDSAWILTLPFNIYFSLQRPYLKDIQIFCQFKKICFNINIYGSILFLTLISFDRYAGTVHPISSLRWWDVGKAKLCSACTWVVLVLGSIPDLFVTFAIRRPGNVTVCMDHIQGPFVYVKTITIIRTLVVFILPFSVMLAFYAMTVRVLRRLPSSRRRRGEQRAGGKPMRLITAALLVFVVSFVPYHVMIITLVFMRIRDQVTPSNTSVLYASYEFFEAICSVSSCLDPVLYILASEKFQRRLLALRRDQYRRMCCRASRRVGVIG, from the coding sequence AGTCATTCCTGGAGTACCTGAACCAGTCGACGGCGTTCTGCAGCCAGTTTGAGAATGGCCAGTGGTATTGCTATGTCCTGCTGATCCTCTTCACCTTCGCCCTGCCTGTGGGCATCCTGGGAAACATAGCAGCACTAATCAACTACACTTGCTTCAGGAAAACGTCGAGCACCAGCAATATTTTCCTGTTGAACTTGGCCCTGTGCGACTCCGCCTGGATCCTCACCCTCCCCTTCAATATCTACTTCAGCCTGCAGAGGCCCTACCTCAAAGACATCCAGATCTTCTGCCAGTTCAAGAAGATCTGCTTCAACATCAACATATATGGCAgcatcctcttcctcactctcatcAGTTTCGACCGGTACGCTGGGACCGTGCACCCCATCAGCTCTCTGCGGTGGTGGGATGTGGGAAAAGCCAAGTTATGCTCAGCCTGCACATGGGTGGTGCTCGTCCTGGGTTCCATCCCCGACTTGTTTGTAACCTTCGCCATCCGGCGGCCGGGAAACGTCACTGTGTGCATGGACCACATCCAGGGCCCCTTTGTCTACGTCAAGACCATCACTATTATCAGAACATTAGTGGTCTTCATCCTGCCCTTCAGCGTCATGCTGGCTTTTTACGCGATGACGGTGCGTGTGCTGAGGCGTCTCCCGAGCAGCAGGAGGCGCAGGGGAGAGCAGCGGGCGGGAGGGAAGCCCATGCGGCTCATCACTGCCGCCCTGCTCGTCTTTGTGGTCTCCTTCGTGCCCTACCACGTCATGATCATCACCCTGGTGTTCATGAGGATCCGCGACCAGGTGACGCCGTCGAACACCAGCGTCCTCTACGCCTCCTACGAGTTCTTTGAGGCGATATGCAGCGTGAGCAGCTGCCTGGACCCGGTGCTGTACATCCTGGCTAGCGAGAAGTTCCAGAGGAGGCTGCTGGCCTTGAGAAGAGACCAGTACAGGAGGATGTGCTGCAGAGCCAGCAGGAGGGTTGGGGTGATTGGGTGA